Proteins from a genomic interval of Physeter macrocephalus isolate SW-GA chromosome 21, ASM283717v5, whole genome shotgun sequence:
- the LOC102986624 gene encoding LOW QUALITY PROTEIN: olfactory receptor 10A2-like (The sequence of the model RefSeq protein was modified relative to this genomic sequence to represent the inferred CDS: inserted 1 base in 1 codon): MGNLTILKEFLLLGFASLHGLQFFLFGIFLGIYVVTLLGNILIVTVISLDCSIQTPMYFFLSNFSFFEIWYTTSIGPKMLQTHLSGPQVISFVGCVVQFYFFGSMAVVERFLLAAMSYDRYFAICSPLQYPSLMNLHTCILLAGGSWLGEFLTPVVTVTMTFQLPFCPTYKFDHFFCDLAPVLELVCSDTETVEETTFLLASFVTMVPFLLTGASYIHIVAAVLRIPSAAGKQWAFSTCSFHIIVVALYYATLGXVYAIPTATQAVALNKIFSLFYTVVTPTVNPITYSLRNKDVKKAGRRLMCQWVYAKRT; this comes from the exons ATGGGTAATCTGACCATTCTCAAAGAATTTCTCCTCCTGGGATTTGCGAGTCTCCATGggttacagttttttctttttgggataTTTCTGGGAATCTATGTAGTGACCTTGCTGGGAAACATTCTTATCGTTACAGTCATTTCCCTTGATTGCAGCATCCAAACCCCCATGTACTTCTTTCTGTCCAATTTCTCCTTCTTTGAGATCTGGTACACTACCTCCATTGGCCCTAAGATGTTGCAGACACACCTCTCAGGTCCCCAGGTGATTTCTTTTGTAGGATGTGTGGTCCAGTTTTACTTCTTCGGTTCCATGGCAGTAGTTGAGCGCTTTCTTTTGGCAGCCATGTCTTATGACCGCTACTTTGCTATCTGCAGCCCCCTCCAGTACCCATCCCTCATGAACCTCCACACATGTATCCTGCTTGCAGGTGGGTCTTGGCTGGGTGAGTTCCTAACCCCTGTGGTCACTGTTACCATGACTTTCCAGCTGCCCTTCTGTCCAACCTATAAGTTTGACCATTTCTTCTGTGACCTGGCCCCTGTGCTGGAGCTGGTCTGTTCTGATACTGAGACAGTGGAGGAAACCACTTTCCTACTGGCCTCCTTTGTCACTATGGTGCCCTTCCTACTCACTGGAGCCTCCTATATCCACATTGTTGCTGCTGTCCTCAGGATTCCATCAGCTGCAGGAAAGCAATGGGCCTTCTCCACCTGCTCTTTCCACATCATAGTGGTCGCTCTGTACTATGCAACACTGG AAGTGTATGCCATTCCCACAGCAACCCAGGCTGTTGCCCTGAACAAGATCTTCTCCCTGTTCTATACTGTGGTCACTCCCACGGTCAACCCCATCACATATAGCTTGAGAAACAAGGATGTTAAAAAGGCAGGGAGGAGGCTTATGTGTCAGTGGGTATATGCTAAAAGGACCTAA